The proteins below come from a single Spiroplasma endosymbiont of Atherix ibis genomic window:
- a CDS encoding ABC transporter ATP-binding protein: protein MIQINNVSKSFGKKEVLKNISLEIKDGEVFGLLGSNGSGKTTLMEILVGQLKPSSGEILVDNNRNGYKNIGIQFQEGFWPKGVTSSLIINYFKKNSKAVKSKEVQELINIFEIEDFLKKDLNSLSGGQKQRLNTLLSVINDPKYICLDEMITGLDLKMQFKLIDYFEKMKEKGKTIVIISHIPEEIEKLCDRFVILKDWELFYSAEVKKAVKEFGSIRNLMISYYNDELKKC from the coding sequence GTGATACAAATTAATAATGTTTCAAAAAGTTTTGGTAAAAAAGAAGTTTTAAAAAATATTTCCTTAGAAATTAAAGATGGAGAAGTTTTTGGTTTATTAGGATCAAATGGTAGTGGTAAAACTACTTTAATGGAAATTTTAGTTGGACAGTTAAAACCTAGCTCAGGAGAAATTTTAGTTGATAATAATAGAAATGGATATAAAAATATAGGTATTCAATTTCAAGAAGGATTTTGACCAAAAGGTGTAACTTCCTCTTTAATAATTAATTATTTCAAAAAAAATTCTAAAGCTGTAAAAAGTAAAGAAGTTCAAGAGTTAATTAATATTTTTGAAATTGAAGATTTTTTAAAAAAAGATTTAAATAGTTTAAGTGGTGGACAAAAACAGAGATTAAATACTCTCTTATCTGTTATAAATGATCCTAAATATATTTGTCTTGATGAAATGATAACTGGATTAGATTTAAAAATGCAATTTAAATTAATAGATTATTTTGAAAAGATGAAAGAAAAAGGCAAAACGATAGTTATTATTTCTCACATTCCTGAAGAAATTGAAAAGTTATGTGATAGATTTGTAATTTTAAAAGATTGAGAATTATTTTATAGTGCAGAGGTAAAAAAAGCTGTTAAAGAATTTGGTTCAATAAGAAATTTAATGATAAGTTATTATAATGATGAATTGAAAAAATGTTAA
- a CDS encoding DUF896 domain-containing protein: MEHLLKRINELAAIAKKRNLTQEELKERDKLRQEYIKLFRSGFEQQLENLIVVDEDGNEIKRNIKK, encoded by the coding sequence ATGGAACATTTATTAAAAAGAATCAATGAATTAGCTGCTATTGCAAAAAAAAGAAATTTAACTCAAGAAGAATTAAAAGAAAGAGATAAGTTAAGACAAGAGTATATTAAATTATTTAGATCAGGATTTGAACAACAACTTGAAAATTTAATTGTTGTTGATGAAGATGGCAATGAAATAAAAAGAAATATTAAGAAATAA
- a CDS encoding ATP-binding protein → MIKTKFNVDQDLDYIKFNSLFEKVKQKENFKNNGIYIYGKPGVGKTTFINKFVENSKSNSEIVNISKWIKSHQQAWENGYEGIYAPSPSRLSEKQILILDDLGSEFIHKSTLPYIYNLLNERFEKSK, encoded by the coding sequence ATGATTAAAACTAAATTCAATGTTGATCAAGATTTAGATTATATAAAATTTAATTCTTTATTTGAAAAAGTTAAACAAAAAGAAAATTTTAAAAATAATGGAATTTATATCTACGGTAAACCAGGAGTTGGCAAAACTACTTTTATTAATAAATTTGTTGAAAATTCAAAATCTAATTCTGAAATAGTTAATATCTCAAAGTGAATTAAATCACATCAACAAGCTTGAGAAAATGGTTATGAAGGAATCTATGCACCAAGTCCTAGTCGCTTATCTGAGAAACAAATTTTAATTCTTGATGATTTAGGAAGTGAATTTATTCATAAATCAACACTTCCTTATATTTACAATTTATTAAATGAAAGGTTTGAAAAGAGCAAATAA
- a CDS encoding ROK family protein, whose amino-acid sequence MKLVLAVEIGITSSKVGLVNQYGDLQAKFLVDHNLDNLLPNLYNKIIEGLETIGISYENEVEKVGIAMGGYVDHILGIIKYSANLQIKNYNVKEEAEKLFKKQIFVVNDANASALGEFWIGVAKQFDSIIFYYIDKGIGGTIITEGKLAPGSRGFAGEFGHGGGIFQTKYHCPCGLKGCIEPLSSTSGIENHFKTYFKNKRNHPAAKFFKNKEEITFNEIVEVFKKEDYPVEIKDLLEEALEPIIMHMASMINALDPEAIVLSGALTLLGDKLIEIIKTKIKKYIIDMFLEELTIEFAELGNDSTIIGSAYYALNDWKIF is encoded by the coding sequence ATGAAATTAGTTTTAGCCGTTGAAATAGGCATTACATCATCAAAAGTGGGTTTGGTTAATCAATATGGAGATTTACAAGCTAAATTTTTAGTTGACCATAATTTAGATAATTTACTGCCAAATTTATATAATAAAATAATAGAAGGTTTAGAAACTATTGGTATAAGTTATGAAAATGAAGTAGAAAAAGTAGGTATAGCAATGGGTGGTTATGTTGATCACATTCTTGGTATAATAAAATATTCTGCAAATTTACAAATAAAAAACTATAATGTAAAAGAAGAAGCTGAAAAATTGTTTAAGAAACAAATTTTTGTAGTTAATGATGCAAACGCAAGTGCATTGGGCGAATTTTGAATTGGTGTTGCAAAACAATTTGATTCTATTATTTTTTACTATATTGACAAAGGAATTGGTGGAACTATTATAACTGAAGGAAAATTAGCACCAGGATCTAGAGGATTTGCAGGAGAATTTGGACATGGTGGAGGTATTTTTCAAACAAAATATCATTGTCCTTGTGGGTTAAAAGGATGTATTGAACCATTGTCATCAACTTCAGGAATTGAAAATCATTTTAAAACATATTTTAAAAATAAAAGAAATCATCCAGCAGCTAAATTCTTTAAAAATAAAGAAGAAATTACATTTAATGAAATAGTTGAAGTTTTTAAAAAAGAAGATTATCCTGTTGAAATAAAAGATTTATTAGAAGAGGCACTTGAACCAATTATTATGCATATGGCTTCAATGATAAATGCCTTAGATCCTGAAGCAATTGTTTTAAGTGGAGCATTGACTTTATTGGGAGATAAATTAATTGAAATTATCAAAACAAAAATTAAAAAATATATAATTGATATGTTTTTAGAAGAATTAACTATTGAATTTGCTGAACTTGGAAATGATTCAACAATAATAGGTAGTGCATACTATGCTTTAAATGATTGAAAAATATTCTAA
- a CDS encoding ThiF family adenylyltransferase: protein MDKIIFLIGVGGTGGLLARKLAKFLSNNDNLVLIDGDKVEYKNVVRQPFQTHDVYNYKAESLAKKINSISRFKNCYSINKFLNKENSLFKIIKSFNNTFNKVIIISCVDNHKTRILIEKSTDMFKDWLSEKDFSWIGYSRTSDVIYIDSANEDIYGDILINEFRSNIYNLKIEKETELKISEESCEELINDGVVQQFATNDQASNLILKLKKLKEVLKMEKHQISTFINNLKIIKDCNVERIYFLKKHIINKIYLLAWQRDKLIENIVVYNEVLRFNRDRFHLYETILLNINQNLSEPNFIFQKNINKLFVTTKYLTKIAKYQK from the coding sequence ATGGATAAAATAATATTTTTAATTGGAGTAGGAGGCACTGGTGGTCTTCTTGCTAGAAAACTAGCAAAATTTTTATCAAATAATGATAATTTAGTATTAATTGATGGAGATAAGGTCGAGTATAAAAATGTTGTAAGACAACCTTTTCAAACTCATGATGTTTACAATTATAAAGCTGAAAGTTTAGCTAAAAAAATAAATAGTATAAGTAGATTTAAAAATTGTTATTCTATTAATAAATTTTTAAATAAAGAGAATTCTTTATTTAAAATAATTAAATCTTTTAATAATACTTTTAATAAAGTAATAATAATAAGTTGTGTTGATAATCATAAAACTAGAATACTTATTGAAAAATCAACAGATATGTTTAAAGATTGATTATCAGAAAAAGATTTTAGTTGAATAGGATATTCTCGAACTTCGGATGTAATTTATATTGATTCAGCAAATGAAGATATTTATGGTGATATTTTAATTAATGAATTTAGAAGTAATATTTATAATTTAAAAATTGAAAAAGAAACAGAACTAAAAATATCAGAAGAAAGTTGTGAAGAGTTAATAAATGACGGAGTTGTTCAACAATTTGCAACAAATGATCAAGCAAGCAATTTAATTCTAAAATTGAAAAAATTAAAGGAAGTATTAAAAATGGAAAAACATCAAATTAGTACATTTATTAATAATTTAAAAATTATTAAAGATTGTAATGTAGAAAGAATCTATTTTTTGAAAAAACATATTATAAATAAAATTTATTTGTTAGCTTGACAAAGAGATAAATTAATTGAAAATATTGTAGTTTATAACGAAGTACTTAGATTTAATCGTGATAGATTTCATTTATATGAAACAATTTTACTTAATATAAATCAAAATTTATCAGAGCCTAATTTTATTTTTCAAAAAAATATAAATAAATTATTTGTTACAACAAAGTATTTAACTAAAATTGCTAAATATCAAAAATAG
- a CDS encoding endo-beta-N-acetylglucosaminidase, giving the protein MKKLLSVLAIVGIVSSSTVSTVACGRKTFGTDLSKLSDYNWTKEEPYFKNYDGISTIDAPEEFKNLGKIDVLNKAEFFDLSKNNTGFKTENEIAKQATTGVPLNSKFLPNGGRLSDVQLIQKKDYYQRINKLVDWKFDQDLDAKYNKSRIELQDSEKLKNNWVDTQDKNVKEMNMSTIVESTSNENTIIGQNRTYERSFNNYQYNDVLVSWAGAIDEGIIVPPAKNQVEKAHINGTKILGNIFLDGYHGLTKENVSGFLEKDNSGNYLVVDVLINMAINLGFDGWFWNNEPNGSNPNGFVMDYTISIEIMKQLKEKIKKSRDSKIQNLFVIGYKNYGSLSVDKNGIASDKEVEQIYNNTNQFLNDFYVFPNEVKSFVDAKNLNETEKFEIYNMFNSGGWVGGKIWIDSNKIGTRDFRDLTHLLLDENDQPFDSTNPKSMEKLVNNYKNGKIKYKNKGSEHGGAQNSMALFAGHVPYDIATQEMDSISKEKSMDLDTYGIVAANNYDDILYTGKKKSLSNNDIGLSYFPSSKFDEEIKNNPEKYSSGVGNIVSEKTTLIDKNKNFITNFSTGQGNRFASYSNSSKYEVVKNYPWSNTNIADVQQTYKWMINQGEEQISAFDKISGYYDYYDPYLKGNSIALGSGYDNKGQIQEATWKKDENYDWTIMGSNYLTNDNKEIEIIFKAPQEVAKTVQLSLKDQNNTKITTTSTPTKLENGWFSIKQDVANSVSKIGINFKATQEKFKINVGQISVVKKESQNSVKKETKTDQTKIQSELEIARWNLKNLRLNFENLIDENIYSYYEIYKKNTNNKLTMIGMSNSDNYFIKNINQNTNEFYLKATNNLTKKIEWIKFEI; this is encoded by the coding sequence ATGAAAAAGTTATTAAGTGTATTGGCAATAGTTGGTATTGTGTCTTCATCAACTGTTAGTACTGTTGCATGTGGGAGAAAAACATTTGGAACAGATTTATCAAAGTTGAGTGATTATAACTGAACTAAAGAAGAACCATATTTTAAAAATTATGATGGAATATCAACAATAGATGCTCCAGAAGAATTTAAAAACTTAGGAAAAATAGATGTTTTAAATAAAGCGGAGTTTTTTGATTTGTCAAAAAATAATACAGGATTTAAAACAGAAAATGAAATAGCAAAACAAGCAACAACAGGAGTACCTTTAAATAGTAAATTTTTACCTAATGGAGGAAGACTTTCTGATGTGCAATTAATTCAAAAAAAAGATTATTATCAAAGAATTAATAAATTAGTTGATTGAAAATTTGATCAAGATTTAGATGCAAAATATAATAAATCAAGAATTGAATTACAAGATAGTGAAAAGCTAAAAAATAATTGAGTAGATACACAAGACAAAAATGTTAAAGAAATGAATATGTCTACTATAGTTGAATCAACTTCAAATGAAAATACAATTATTGGACAAAATAGAACTTATGAGAGATCATTTAATAATTATCAATACAATGATGTATTAGTGAGTTGAGCAGGAGCAATTGATGAGGGAATAATTGTACCTCCAGCAAAAAATCAAGTTGAAAAAGCTCATATTAATGGAACTAAAATTTTAGGAAATATTTTTTTAGACGGATATCATGGTTTAACAAAAGAGAATGTAAGTGGTTTCTTAGAAAAAGATAATTCTGGAAATTATTTAGTAGTAGATGTTTTAATTAATATGGCAATTAATTTAGGATTTGATGGGTGATTCTGAAACAATGAACCTAATGGCTCAAATCCAAATGGATTTGTTATGGATTATACAATATCTATAGAAATTATGAAACAGTTGAAAGAAAAAATTAAAAAAAGTCGAGATTCAAAAATTCAAAATTTATTTGTTATAGGATATAAAAACTATGGAAGTCTATCAGTAGATAAAAATGGTATTGCTTCAGATAAAGAAGTAGAACAAATTTATAACAACACTAATCAATTTTTAAATGATTTTTATGTTTTTCCAAATGAAGTTAAATCATTTGTTGATGCAAAAAATTTAAATGAAACTGAAAAATTTGAAATTTATAACATGTTTAATTCAGGAGGATGAGTTGGGGGAAAAATTTGAATTGACAGCAATAAAATTGGAACAAGAGATTTTAGAGATTTAACTCATCTTTTATTAGATGAAAATGATCAACCTTTTGATTCAACTAATCCAAAGAGTATGGAAAAACTAGTAAATAATTATAAAAATGGAAAAATAAAATATAAAAATAAAGGTAGTGAACATGGAGGAGCTCAAAACTCTATGGCTTTATTTGCAGGACATGTCCCTTATGATATAGCAACTCAAGAAATGGATAGTATATCTAAAGAAAAAAGTATGGATTTAGATACTTATGGTATTGTTGCTGCAAATAATTATGATGATATTTTATATACTGGAAAGAAAAAATCTCTTTCAAACAATGATATAGGTCTTTCTTATTTTCCAAGTTCAAAATTTGATGAAGAGATAAAAAATAATCCAGAAAAATATAGCTCAGGTGTAGGAAATATAGTTTCAGAAAAAACTACTTTAATTGATAAAAATAAAAACTTTATAACTAATTTTTCTACAGGACAAGGAAATAGATTTGCAAGTTATAGTAATTCATCTAAGTATGAAGTAGTTAAAAATTATCCATGAAGCAATACAAATATTGCAGATGTTCAACAAACATATAAATGAATGATAAATCAAGGAGAAGAACAAATTTCAGCTTTTGATAAAATTAGTGGTTATTATGATTACTATGATCCTTATTTAAAAGGTAATTCAATTGCTTTAGGATCAGGATATGATAATAAAGGACAAATTCAAGAAGCAACTTGAAAAAAAGATGAAAACTATGATTGAACAATAATGGGATCTAACTATTTAACAAATGATAATAAAGAAATTGAAATTATTTTTAAAGCTCCACAAGAAGTTGCAAAGACAGTTCAATTATCTTTAAAAGATCAAAATAATACAAAAATTACAACAACAAGTACACCAACTAAATTAGAGAATGGCTGATTTTCAATTAAACAAGATGTTGCTAATTCAGTTTCTAAAATAGGTATTAATTTTAAAGCTACTCAAGAAAAATTTAAAATTAATGTTGGTCAAATTTCAGTAGTTAAAAAAGAATCTCAAAATAGTGTAAAAAAAGAAACTAAAACTGATCAAACAAAAATTCAAAGCGAGTTAGAAATTGCAAGATGAAATTTAAAAAACTTAAGATTAAATTTTGAAAATTTAATTGATGAAAATATATATAGCTATTATGAAATTTATAAAAAAAATACAAATAATAAATTAACTATGATAGGTATGTCTAATTCAGATAATTATTTTATTAAAAATATTAATCAAAATACAAATGAGTTTTATTTAAAAGCTACAAATAACTTAACTAAAAAAATAGAATGAATTAAATTTGAAATTTAG